A DNA window from Maribellus comscasis contains the following coding sequences:
- a CDS encoding SusC/RagA family TonB-linked outer membrane protein, with protein MKKFIQILLLSFGLLGVFFAQAQTITVSGKVTDSYGVSLPGVNVVIKGTTTGTTTNIDGRYSLSGVSSNSTLIFSFIGFSTIEVPVEGQSTIGVSLKEDVIGIEEVVAIGYGTMKKSDLTGSVVSVKSEDLVERPSANLGQALQGKASGVLVRTTSSAPGGGVSITIRGHNSVNSGSQPLYIVDGVPLSNINTIPVEDIESIEVLKDASSTAIYGSRGANGVILVTTKKGSKGGKPQIMYSSRFTFETIPGDLNLMNGEEFATFYSEWELATDPGLDPADVWYNGSSYDRPLPSEVGEGTDWFDAITRTGMVQNHLISVNGGSDKSTYAMSVSYLNHKGLMISGQYDRINIKSAISSEITSWLDTGLDLFLSHNIEANSGENTSMEGRGGIINQAIKMSPALPIYTEDGDYQINNLPATQTLENPVAQAKEQENYQRMNRAFGNIYLNVKPVKDLSVKFSIGGDIRNRKNYYYDPTTTQYGRLSNGNASLNIQDNSYIINENIATYKKEFGIHRFDIVGGFTYEQEVYERLGASATDFFTDAYLYNNLAAATTYGTPQSNKTKWSLASGLGRINYVLADKYLFTVTGRYDGSSRFGEGNKWGFFPSVAGAWRVSEEEFAQGLDWLSYGKLRASWGETGNQNIGLYNSMATFGLANYPIGNQIVSGVAASRLANPDLKWETTQTLDIGMDIGLFNRLTFNVDYYFKKTLDLLLGVSLIETSGFNSTTMNTGELENEGWEFSLDAQVVDREVKWNTSASIFLNRNRITKLSDPTQDWKIGYPTGADRGYVVDGIIRDQADLDAYSDPEGVPISGAQIGDYRRVDTDGDYKITGEDQVIIFNPEPDFSFSMNNEITWKNFTLSMFLYGNYGGQIKNETKGYMTNLLNVRNNMSRELLSIDNGVITRNFWTAENTDSKYAKLGAQPQGYINIEDGSFLRIQNVMLSYNLPLENIFTQSSIYFSVQNLATFTKYTGWDPDVSSVNSNTDYGIDRASHPVPRSFTMGLNITF; from the coding sequence ATGAAAAAATTCATTCAAATTTTGTTATTAAGTTTTGGGCTGCTGGGTGTATTTTTTGCTCAGGCTCAAACGATCACTGTGTCCGGGAAAGTTACCGACAGCTATGGTGTGAGTTTACCCGGCGTAAATGTGGTAATTAAAGGTACGACCACAGGCACAACTACCAATATCGATGGGAGATATTCCTTGTCTGGTGTCAGTTCTAATTCAACCCTTATTTTTTCATTTATTGGGTTTAGCACAATTGAGGTTCCGGTGGAGGGGCAATCAACTATCGGTGTGTCATTGAAGGAAGATGTAATTGGAATTGAAGAAGTGGTTGCTATTGGTTACGGAACAATGAAAAAGAGTGATTTAACCGGTTCAGTGGTTTCAGTAAAATCAGAAGATTTGGTTGAACGTCCCAGTGCTAATTTAGGACAGGCACTGCAGGGGAAAGCATCCGGAGTATTGGTTCGTACTACTTCTTCTGCTCCGGGCGGAGGTGTTTCAATTACCATCAGGGGGCATAACTCTGTTAACAGTGGATCTCAGCCACTTTATATTGTTGACGGTGTTCCGCTAAGCAATATCAATACAATTCCCGTGGAAGATATTGAGTCAATTGAAGTGCTTAAAGATGCTTCATCAACAGCTATTTATGGATCGAGGGGAGCAAACGGTGTAATTCTGGTCACCACAAAAAAAGGAAGCAAAGGTGGAAAACCACAAATAATGTATAGTTCGCGATTCACTTTCGAAACTATTCCAGGCGATTTAAACTTGATGAATGGTGAAGAATTCGCTACTTTTTATTCAGAGTGGGAACTGGCAACCGACCCCGGTTTGGATCCGGCAGATGTATGGTATAACGGCTCGTCATACGACCGGCCACTTCCTTCCGAAGTAGGTGAGGGAACCGATTGGTTTGATGCAATAACTCGCACAGGTATGGTGCAAAATCACTTAATTTCGGTTAATGGGGGAAGCGATAAAAGCACCTATGCTATGTCGGTAAGTTATCTCAATCATAAAGGTTTAATGATTTCAGGGCAGTATGATCGTATTAACATTAAATCTGCTATTTCCAGCGAAATAACCAGTTGGTTGGATACTGGTCTTGATCTTTTTCTGAGTCATAACATAGAAGCCAACTCAGGCGAAAATACAAGTATGGAAGGCAGGGGAGGAATTATAAATCAGGCAATCAAAATGTCGCCTGCTTTACCAATTTATACCGAAGATGGTGATTATCAGATCAACAACCTGCCGGCAACTCAAACATTGGAAAATCCTGTTGCCCAGGCAAAAGAGCAGGAAAACTATCAGAGGATGAACAGGGCATTCGGAAACATTTATCTGAATGTGAAGCCTGTTAAGGATTTGTCGGTAAAATTTAGCATTGGTGGTGATATCAGAAACCGCAAAAACTACTACTACGATCCAACAACAACTCAGTATGGAAGATTGTCAAATGGTAATGCCAGCTTAAATATTCAAGACAATTCATACATAATTAATGAAAATATTGCTACATATAAAAAGGAGTTTGGTATTCATCGTTTCGATATTGTTGGTGGCTTTACTTATGAGCAAGAGGTTTATGAAAGGCTGGGAGCAAGTGCGACCGATTTTTTTACCGATGCTTATTTATACAATAATCTGGCTGCCGCAACTACCTACGGAACACCACAATCAAACAAAACCAAGTGGTCGTTGGCTTCTGGGTTGGGTAGGATTAATTATGTATTGGCTGATAAATATCTTTTCACAGTAACGGGAAGATATGATGGTAGTTCGAGGTTTGGAGAAGGAAATAAATGGGGATTCTTTCCTTCTGTAGCTGGCGCATGGCGCGTTTCAGAAGAAGAGTTTGCACAAGGATTGGACTGGTTGTCTTATGGAAAATTAAGAGCGAGCTGGGGAGAAACCGGCAACCAGAATATTGGCCTGTATAATTCAATGGCGACTTTTGGTTTGGCTAATTATCCTATTGGTAATCAAATTGTTTCAGGTGTGGCAGCCAGCCGTTTGGCAAATCCTGATTTAAAATGGGAGACAACACAAACACTGGATATTGGTATGGATATCGGTTTGTTTAACCGTCTTACTTTTAACGTTGACTATTATTTCAAAAAAACACTCGATTTATTGCTAGGTGTTTCACTCATCGAAACATCGGGTTTTAATTCTACAACAATGAATACCGGAGAACTTGAAAACGAGGGTTGGGAGTTTTCGTTGGATGCACAGGTTGTCGATCGCGAAGTAAAATGGAATACTTCGGCAAGTATCTTTTTGAACAGAAACCGAATTACAAAATTATCGGATCCTACACAAGATTGGAAAATAGGATATCCAACTGGTGCAGACAGGGGTTATGTTGTTGATGGAATAATTCGGGATCAGGCCGATTTAGATGCTTATAGCGACCCGGAGGGAGTGCCTATAAGTGGAGCACAAATTGGCGATTATCGCAGAGTTGATACAGATGGCGATTACAAAATAACGGGAGAAGATCAGGTTATAATCTTTAATCCCGAACCCGATTTTTCGTTCAGTATGAACAATGAAATAACCTGGAAAAACTTTACTCTTAGTATGTTTTTGTATGGGAACTATGGAGGACAAATTAAAAATGAAACCAAAGGTTACATGACTAATTTATTGAATGTCAGGAACAATATGTCGCGCGAATTATTGTCAATTGATAATGGAGTCATTACACGGAATTTCTGGACAGCTGAAAATACCGATTCAAAATATGCTAAACTTGGCGCTCAACCTCAGGGATATATAAATATTGAAGATGGTAGCTTTTTGCGCATTCAAAATGTAATGCTTTCATATAATTTGCCGCTTGAAAATATCTTTACTCAATCGAGCATCTATTTCAGCGTTCAAAATCTTGCTACATTCACAAAATACACAGGGTGGGATCCTGATGTAAGTTCTGTAAACAGCAATACTGATTATGGTATCGACCGTGCATCGCATCCGGTGCCTAGAAGTTTTACCATGGGATTAAACATTACTTTTTAA